The Xenopus laevis strain J_2021 chromosome 7S, Xenopus_laevis_v10.1, whole genome shotgun sequence genome includes a window with the following:
- the foxi2.S gene encoding forkhead box protein I2-A (The RefSeq protein has 3 substitutions compared to this genomic sequence), translating to MNTFGQQPTNPHAQDLLDMAMYCDHFSLYHQQQNQQLPQRPAAPPATGYGLNEYSSPPSSPYLWLNGPAINSSPYLNGGSGSPYFPAGYGGGQRQFLPPSSGFGVADFPWLSIPNQADLLKMVRPPYSYSSLIAMAIQNTPDKKLTLSQIYNYVAENFPFYKKSKAGWQNSIRHNLSLNDCFKKVARDDHDPGKGNYWTLDPNCEKMFDNGNFRRKRKRKSESVGAGFDEDSNEDKKPLALKSLGSDSPQGASVLEQSSYDAAPEGKSKAPVGSAAQDSSHCFTNFASNMNALINNRTPRQFTAGRGDFSNSRHYLAELTSCPIPSPQISAPQTGSKVPCYPSKQQNNLCTSVMNPFGLNHLYSREGEV from the exons ATGAACACTTTTGGGCAGCAGCCCAGTAACCCCCATGCACAGGATTTACTGGATATGGCAATGTACTGTGATCATTTCAGCCTCTATCACCAGCAGCAGAACCAGCAACTGCCTCAGCGACCAGCAGCTCCCCCAGCCACAGGCTATGGACTCAACGAGTACTCATCCCCCCCTTCCAGCCCATACCTGTGGCTAAATGGACCTGCCATAAACTCCTCACCTTATCTCAATGGAGGCAGTGGTTCCCCTTACTTTCCAGCAGGGTATGGGGGTGGCCAGAGGCAGTTCCTTCCACCTTCCTCTGGGTTTGGGGTGGCCGATTTCCCTTGGCTTTCCATTCCAAACCAAGCAGACTTGTTAAAGATGGTGCGCCCCCCGTACTCGTACTCCTCCCTCATTGCCATGGCTATCCAGAACACCCCAGACAAGAAGCTGACCCTCAGCCAGATTTATAACTATGTGGCCGAAAACTTTCCCTTCTACAAGAAGAGCAAAGCCGGCTGGCAGAACTCAATCCGCCACAATTTGTCCCTTAATGACTGCTTTAAGAAAGTGGCCAGGGATGATCATGATCCAG gaaaaggaaattactgGACACTGGATCCCAACTGTGAGAAAATGTTTGACAATGGGAATTTCAGAAGAAAGCGGAAAAGGAAATCGGAGAGCGTCGGAGCAGGATTCGATGAGGACTCCAATGAAGACAAGAAGCCGCTTGCCCTGAAATCCTTGGGGTCAGACAGCCCTCAAGGAGCTTCAGTGCTTGAGCAGACCAGTTATGACTCCGCTCCCGAGGGCAAGAGCAAGGCACCCGTGGGCTCAGCGGCCCAGGACAGCAGTCACTGTTTCACTAACTTTGCCTCCAACATGAATGCACTGATCAATAATAGAACCCCCAGGCAGTTTACTGCTGGACGTGGAGACTTCTCAAACTCAAGACATTATTTAGCAGAACTGACTTCTTGCCCCATTCCCAGCCCACAAATCTCTGCACCCCAGACTGGTTCCAAAGTTCCCTGTTACCCCTCTAAGCAACAGAACAACCTTTGCACTTCTGTCATGAATCCCTTCGGCCTGAACCACTTGTACAGTCGAGAGGGGGAGGTCTGa